In one window of Qipengyuania profundimaris DNA:
- a CDS encoding alpha/beta hydrolase encodes MADTEHYVRDDVRGFLDMLEQMGGQSVEEVGAIEGRQQMKALGAVAESEPRKLAVIKDLTCPGPAGEIPLRFYDTKESREAGPCVIFIHGGGFVIGDLDVYHALCSEISHHLDLPVVSVDYRLAPEHTFPAAPDDCEAAARWVASSPAELGREITGLVITGDSAGGNLTIVTTNQLMNEPADAPVIVQAPIYPVASDVSQHSSLAAFAEGFLLTGAAMSWFTEQYGGDANDPRHTPMVGDCSNTPPTVVCTAGLDPLRDSGREYASHLVGLGTEVVYLEFPGIIHGFTTLRKAIPSGQRDLEAFLDATKLMVERYK; translated from the coding sequence ATGGCAGACACCGAACACTATGTCCGCGACGATGTGCGGGGCTTCCTCGACATGCTGGAACAGATGGGCGGACAGAGCGTGGAAGAAGTCGGCGCGATCGAGGGTCGCCAACAGATGAAAGCGCTGGGCGCCGTGGCCGAGAGCGAGCCGCGCAAGCTGGCAGTAATCAAGGACCTGACCTGTCCCGGGCCAGCGGGCGAAATCCCGCTGCGCTTCTACGACACGAAGGAAAGCCGCGAGGCCGGCCCTTGCGTGATCTTCATCCATGGCGGCGGCTTCGTGATCGGCGATCTCGACGTGTATCACGCCCTGTGCAGCGAGATCTCGCATCACCTCGACCTGCCAGTGGTGTCGGTCGACTATCGCCTCGCCCCCGAACACACCTTCCCAGCCGCCCCCGACGATTGCGAAGCGGCGGCCCGCTGGGTCGCCTCATCGCCCGCCGAGCTCGGCCGTGAGATCACCGGGCTGGTCATCACCGGGGACAGCGCGGGCGGAAACCTGACCATCGTCACTACCAACCAGCTGATGAACGAGCCGGCGGATGCGCCGGTGATCGTGCAGGCCCCGATCTATCCGGTGGCGAGCGACGTATCGCAGCACTCCAGCCTTGCCGCCTTCGCGGAAGGCTTTCTGCTGACCGGCGCGGCGATGAGCTGGTTTACCGAGCAATATGGCGGCGACGCCAACGATCCGCGCCACACGCCGATGGTCGGCGACTGCTCGAACACGCCGCCGACCGTGGTCTGCACGGCGGGCCTCGATCCCTTGCGCGATAGCGGCCGTGAATACGCCTCACACCTGGTCGGTCTGGGAACCGAAGTCGTCTATCTCGAATTTCCAGGAATCATTCACGGTTTCACAACCCTGCGGAAGGCAATCCCGAGCGGACAACGCGATCTGGAAGCCTTTCTCGACGCGACCAAACTGATGGTGGAGCGCTACAAGTGA
- a CDS encoding RNA pyrophosphohydrolase — protein sequence MLVNAQGKVFVGRRIDNKEGDWWQMPQGGVDEGEDLQEAAFRELAEETGVRAEHVTLLDSTKEPIRYDLPEELMGKLWGGKYRGQEQVWYLARFSGTDADVDLEAHDPPEFCDWKWADPEDLPELIVPFKKRVYRAVLDAFRELV from the coding sequence ATGCTGGTGAATGCCCAAGGCAAGGTCTTCGTGGGCCGCCGCATCGACAACAAGGAAGGCGATTGGTGGCAGATGCCGCAGGGCGGCGTCGACGAGGGCGAGGATCTGCAGGAAGCGGCCTTTCGCGAACTGGCCGAGGAAACCGGCGTGCGCGCAGAGCACGTCACCCTGCTCGACAGCACGAAAGAACCGATCCGTTACGACCTGCCCGAGGAACTCATGGGCAAGCTGTGGGGCGGCAAATATCGCGGGCAGGAGCAGGTCTGGTATCTCGCCCGCTTCTCCGGAACCGACGCCGACGTCGACCTCGAAGCGCACGATCCACCCGAGTTCTGCGATTGGAAATGGGCCGATCCGGAAGACCTGCCGGAGCTGATCGTGCCGTTCAAGAAGCGCGTCTACCGCGCGGTGCTGGACGCGTTTCGGGAACTCGTCTGA
- a CDS encoding RsmB/NOP family class I SAM-dependent RNA methyltransferase, with translation MTPAARVQTAIELLDAIIASARAKGAPADRILAEWFRNNRFAGSKDRRAIRELVFGAIRACGPVPETGRAAMLRLAETDPAIAPLFDGSKYGPSALGADEAAAEGGIAPEWLERKLAASQIAGDEAAALLDRAPLDLRVNTLKADRASLQLPVESHPTDAPNGLRLEPGTPVEQWEAFRDGRIEVQDTGSQIACLAVGAQPGETVIDLCAGAGGKTLALAATMDNLGTLVAADTDRNRLSRLGPRAERAGVTNIETRLLDPKKEREALSDLMGKADAVLVDAPCSGTGTWRRNPEARWRLDEAELARLAEVQSYLLDLARELVRPGGRIVYVTCSLLDEEGADQFEAFLARDDDLEAQPPALPAGRPRGNGVRLTPYHDGTDGFFIACAGRA, from the coding sequence ATGACGCCTGCCGCGCGGGTCCAGACCGCTATCGAACTGCTCGACGCGATCATCGCTTCTGCGCGTGCGAAAGGCGCGCCGGCTGACCGCATTCTGGCGGAATGGTTCCGCAATAACCGCTTTGCCGGGTCGAAGGACCGCCGCGCCATCCGCGAGCTGGTGTTCGGCGCCATTCGCGCCTGCGGACCGGTGCCGGAGACGGGCAGGGCGGCCATGCTGCGTCTTGCCGAAACCGACCCGGCTATCGCGCCGCTGTTCGACGGGTCGAAATATGGACCGTCCGCGCTCGGTGCCGATGAGGCGGCAGCAGAGGGCGGGATCGCGCCCGAATGGCTGGAGCGGAAGCTCGCCGCCTCGCAGATCGCGGGTGACGAAGCCGCAGCGCTGCTCGACCGCGCTCCGCTCGACCTGCGGGTAAACACACTCAAGGCCGATCGCGCGAGTTTGCAGCTGCCGGTCGAAAGCCACCCCACCGATGCGCCGAACGGCCTGCGGCTCGAACCCGGCACGCCGGTCGAACAATGGGAGGCGTTCCGCGACGGACGGATCGAAGTACAGGATACGGGCTCGCAGATCGCCTGCCTCGCGGTAGGCGCGCAGCCGGGCGAGACGGTGATCGACCTGTGCGCCGGGGCGGGCGGCAAGACTCTTGCGCTCGCTGCGACGATGGACAATCTCGGCACGCTCGTCGCCGCCGATACCGATCGCAACCGCCTGTCGCGCCTTGGTCCGCGGGCGGAGCGGGCGGGCGTGACCAACATCGAAACCCGCCTGCTCGACCCGAAGAAGGAGCGCGAAGCGCTGTCCGATCTGATGGGCAAGGCCGATGCGGTGCTGGTCGATGCACCGTGCTCTGGGACGGGGACATGGCGGCGCAATCCCGAAGCGCGCTGGCGGCTGGACGAGGCGGAGCTGGCGCGTCTCGCCGAAGTGCAGTCCTATCTGCTCGATCTGGCGCGAGAGCTCGTGCGGCCCGGCGGACGTATCGTCTATGTCACCTGCTCGCTGCTGGATGAGGAGGGGGCGGACCAGTTCGAGGCCTTCCTGGCGCGGGACGATGATCTCGAAGCTCAGCCTCCGGCGCTGCCTGCCGGTCGCCCGCGCGGGAACGGGGTTCGGCTCACACCGTATCACGATGGAACCGACGGATTTTTCATCGCCTGTGCAGGAAGGGCATGA
- the guaB gene encoding IMP dehydrogenase — MANFDIPLGLTFDDVLLVPAESEILPSMAKTATQLTREIGLSIPVISSAMDTVTEADMAIAMAQLGGIGVLHRNFEVEDQAAAVRAVKRYESGMVVNPITINPDATLGEAQDIMAKNRISGIPVTDRGGKLVGILTNRDVRFAENAQQPVKELMTTDNLATVPLGTGQDEARKLLHQRRIEKLLVVDDSGRCVGLITVKDIEKAVAYPEATKDEQGRLRVAAATTVGDKGFERTEVLIDAGVDVVVIDTAHGHNKDVARSVERVKKLSNSVQVIAGNIATGEAAKALAGAGADAVKVGIGPGSICTTRVVAGVGVPQLTAIMDCVEEAAKHGVPAIADGGLRTSGDAAKALAAGASTIMIGSMLAGTEEAPGETFIYQGRSYKAYRGMGSVGAMARGSADRYFQADVSQQKLVPEGIEGQVPYKGPASAVVHQLVGGIKAAMGYTGSATIEELKRAKFVRITNAGLTESHVHDVSITREAPNYPTR; from the coding sequence GTGGCAAATTTCGACATCCCCCTCGGCCTTACTTTCGACGACGTCCTGCTGGTCCCGGCGGAGAGCGAAATCCTGCCGTCGATGGCCAAGACCGCCACGCAGCTGACCCGCGAGATCGGGCTCAGTATCCCGGTCATCTCCAGTGCGATGGATACGGTGACCGAGGCGGATATGGCGATCGCCATGGCGCAGCTGGGCGGGATCGGCGTGCTCCACCGCAATTTCGAGGTCGAGGACCAGGCTGCTGCCGTGCGCGCGGTAAAGCGCTATGAAAGCGGCATGGTGGTCAATCCGATCACCATCAATCCCGACGCCACGTTGGGCGAGGCGCAGGACATCATGGCGAAGAACCGCATCAGCGGCATTCCCGTGACCGACCGCGGCGGCAAGCTCGTGGGCATTCTGACCAATCGCGACGTTCGCTTTGCTGAAAATGCGCAGCAACCGGTCAAGGAACTGATGACCACCGACAACCTCGCCACCGTGCCGCTCGGCACCGGGCAGGACGAGGCGCGCAAGCTGCTGCACCAGCGCCGGATCGAGAAGCTGCTGGTCGTCGACGACAGCGGCCGCTGCGTCGGCCTGATCACGGTCAAGGATATCGAGAAGGCGGTCGCCTATCCCGAAGCGACGAAGGACGAGCAGGGCCGCCTGCGCGTCGCCGCGGCGACGACTGTGGGCGACAAGGGCTTCGAGCGGACCGAGGTGCTGATCGATGCCGGGGTGGATGTGGTCGTCATCGACACCGCGCATGGCCATAACAAGGATGTCGCGCGCTCGGTCGAGCGGGTGAAGAAACTGTCGAACAGCGTGCAGGTCATCGCCGGCAATATCGCGACGGGCGAGGCTGCCAAGGCACTGGCCGGCGCGGGCGCCGATGCCGTGAAGGTCGGCATCGGGCCGGGTTCGATCTGCACCACGCGCGTGGTCGCAGGCGTTGGCGTGCCGCAGCTCACCGCGATCATGGACTGCGTCGAGGAAGCTGCAAAGCATGGCGTCCCGGCGATTGCCGACGGCGGCCTGCGGACCAGCGGCGATGCGGCCAAGGCGCTTGCCGCCGGGGCCTCCACCATCATGATCGGATCGATGTTGGCGGGTACCGAGGAAGCACCGGGCGAAACCTTCATATATCAGGGCCGCAGTTACAAGGCTTATCGCGGGATGGGCAGCGTCGGCGCGATGGCGCGTGGCAGCGCCGACCGCTATTTCCAGGCCGACGTCAGCCAGCAGAAGCTGGTGCCCGAAGGCATAGAGGGGCAGGTGCCGTACAAGGGGCCTGCGAGCGCCGTCGTCCACCAACTCGTCGGCGGGATCAAGGCGGCGATGGGCTATACTGGCAGCGCCACCATCGAGGAACTCAAGCGAGCGAAATTCGTGCGTATCACCAACGCCGGTCTGACCGAGAGCCACGTCCACGACGTGTCGATCACCCGCGAGGCACCGAACTATCCGACGCGCTGA
- a CDS encoding 3-hydroxybutyrate dehydrogenase encodes MFLQGKRALVTGSTSGIGLAIARALHGEGAEVILNGFGDEREIATLREELGDAAHYGADLTDVAAVEAMMADAGAIDILVNNAGVQHVSPVEDFPVDKWNLIIALNLTAAFHTTRLAVPGMKAKGWGRIINTASAHSKVASPFKSAYNASKHGIAGFTKTIALELAEHGVTANCISPGYVWTPLIEGQIPDTMKARGLSREEVINDVLLVKQATKKFVQPEEVGALAAFLCRDEAQNVNGANWSVDGGWTAE; translated from the coding sequence ATGTTTCTTCAAGGTAAGCGCGCGCTCGTCACCGGATCGACCAGCGGAATTGGCCTGGCCATCGCGCGGGCGCTGCATGGCGAAGGGGCGGAGGTGATCCTCAACGGTTTCGGCGACGAGAGGGAGATTGCGACCTTGCGCGAGGAACTGGGCGACGCGGCGCATTACGGAGCGGACCTGACCGATGTCGCCGCGGTAGAAGCGATGATGGCCGATGCGGGCGCAATCGACATCCTCGTCAACAATGCAGGTGTCCAGCATGTCTCGCCGGTAGAGGACTTCCCGGTCGACAAGTGGAACCTCATCATCGCGTTGAATCTCACCGCCGCATTCCACACGACGCGGCTGGCCGTACCCGGAATGAAGGCGAAGGGCTGGGGGCGGATCATCAACACCGCCAGCGCACATTCAAAGGTCGCGAGCCCGTTCAAGAGCGCATATAATGCCAGCAAGCACGGCATCGCGGGCTTCACCAAGACCATCGCCCTCGAACTCGCCGAGCACGGCGTGACCGCCAATTGCATCAGCCCCGGCTATGTCTGGACCCCGCTGATCGAGGGCCAGATCCCCGACACGATGAAGGCTCGCGGCCTGTCCCGCGAAGAGGTCATCAACGACGTGCTGCTGGTGAAACAGGCGACGAAGAAATTCGTCCAGCCCGAAGAAGTCGGCGCACTCGCTGCATTCCTGTGCCGCGACGAGGCGCAGAATGTGAACGGCGCGAACTGGAGCGTCGACGGCGGTTGGACGGCGGAGTGA
- the ypfJ gene encoding KPN_02809 family neutral zinc metallopeptidase, with protein MRLNPFDTSKIDVGSAGGGVGKAGGLGCGTIIIAALGYFVFGLDPMQTAATVESVQQSQASQEPGTQDEQALCTSNQYATETCNALLSLNETWARTFQEQGFGERFQEPGLRFASGRFQTECGPASSGMGPFYCPADQRIYIDTSFYDQLAQMAGNEGDFARLYVVAHEYGHHIQTITGISGQIRSAQQQNPRRANQLSVLMELQADCYAGVWAGKNRNLIEPGDIEEGMQAAAAIGDDRLTGGRVSSDNFTHGTSRQRSEALRLGLQGDDRACDNITNVG; from the coding sequence ATGCGTCTCAATCCGTTCGATACCAGCAAGATCGATGTGGGCAGCGCCGGGGGCGGCGTCGGCAAGGCTGGCGGCCTTGGTTGCGGCACTATCATCATCGCAGCGCTTGGGTATTTCGTGTTCGGTCTCGATCCGATGCAGACCGCAGCAACCGTCGAAAGCGTCCAGCAGAGCCAGGCCTCGCAAGAGCCGGGTACGCAGGACGAACAGGCGCTCTGCACGTCGAACCAATACGCCACCGAAACCTGCAATGCATTGCTTTCGCTGAACGAAACCTGGGCGCGGACTTTCCAGGAGCAAGGCTTCGGTGAGAGGTTTCAGGAACCCGGCTTGCGTTTTGCCAGCGGACGTTTTCAGACCGAGTGCGGTCCTGCGTCCAGCGGAATGGGTCCGTTCTACTGCCCCGCTGATCAGCGCATATATATCGACACGAGCTTTTATGACCAACTGGCGCAGATGGCGGGCAACGAGGGTGACTTCGCACGTCTCTATGTCGTTGCGCACGAATACGGCCACCACATCCAGACCATCACTGGCATCTCCGGACAGATCCGCAGTGCGCAACAGCAGAACCCGCGCCGGGCAAACCAGCTCAGCGTGCTGATGGAATTGCAGGCCGATTGCTATGCCGGCGTCTGGGCTGGAAAGAACCGCAATCTCATCGAGCCGGGCGATATCGAGGAAGGCATGCAGGCCGCGGCCGCGATCGGCGACGACCGGCTGACCGGCGGGCGTGTGTCGAGCGACAACTTCACACACGGCACCAGCCGCCAGCGCAGCGAGGCTCTACGGCTCGGGCTGCAGGGCGACGACCGCGCCTGCGACAACATCACCAACGTCGGCTGA